From the genome of Prunus persica cultivar Lovell chromosome G8, Prunus_persica_NCBIv2, whole genome shotgun sequence:
GAAGTCATCAACCACTTCCGTTGATCTACATAAAATTCTGGAAAAGGTTgccacaaaaagaaagaaccgAGCCGAAAGTATAATATAATTAGGCTTTTCCCTTTGGACATTTAGAATGAGAAttgtgacttttgagtgagtGAGGCCTCTCTTTTtcccccctttttttcttttctttatgaaaaaaaattatagacaACCTAAAAAGATGGTTTTCAAGGAGATTctgaattcttttctttttgaccATATTTCTAAACCCTGTGCTCTCTCCACCTGAGCTTATGAACATCTAGCATCTGCAGATCAGAGGAAATgtcacataaaaaaaaatacgtgtCCTCAGCTGTAcacatgcaaatgagaatgaaggATGGTCGAGCACAAACAAATGCTTTGAACAAAAGTTAACAAcgacatgaaaaagaaaattgagaagatTAGGATCCTAGTATTGCACAATCTATTTACAGTGCTAGTCAAGACACAAAAATTTGTATTGAAACTcctaaacaaagaaaaaagtttcCACTATGTCATCCTGAAAAGTTCCACTAAGTCCACATGAACAACTCAGATCACTACCCAAAGAGGAGATTCTTTGATTACCAGCCAGGTAGCCGCTAATTTCTAATCATTTTAGCTTGGCTGGCATTTTGCTGTGGAGGTTGGTTCACAAATCCTGCAGCTTCGACGACACAAAATACAGTAACTTTCAGCACCACCTCCTTCATCTTGAGCAACTCAAAGACACAAACATCTCCCTCTCCCAAATTGTTCTCCAGCGTAAACTCATACCATCCCTGGCTTAATTTTGCTCTACCTCCTCTGTAAAGGCATCGAACCGGCCACTGTCTACCATCAGAGGATTGAAGTTTGATGAATCCCGAAACTccatttaaattcttttcagcaAAGCAGGATGGCAAATACTGCACGAGGAAAAAGACATTTTAAGCCAAGATGTAACAATTTGAAATCGACAAACAAGCTATAGCGCATCATTTTGAACGACTCACCATTATGCAACCCCTATATAGATAGGATGGTCGAAGGACAACCCTGCAAAAAGGATTAACTGGCTCAAACGTTTTGGCTGCATTAATAgccctttctctttcttcagcTGTCACAGTTCTCTTCCTTGCAGATGCACTTTCATAAAATCTAAAGCGGatttcaacttctttttcaTGTTGAGAGGAAGAATCCTGCACAGCTGCACTTCGGTAGAATTAATAGTGAGATTCAAATTTCCCATTAACAGACTATGACAATCAATATGAGTTAGAGAACTTACTAGGATCAAGTTTTCGTTTTTTTCTCATAGTCTTCTTCATGCTTCGTATATCTTCACCTGAACTACGCAATTTAACTTCATCCACAGTCTTTTTAAGCTCtgttacattaaattgaacaCCTATCTCTCGACTAGATTGGTTACCTGCTTGTAGACCAGAACCCTTTGATGGATGCGGGTTCCCTGTATCAGGCCAATTCGTGCAATTCTTAGGTTTGGAGCCATTAAACAAATTCTGCAGAGCTGGAGGATTATAATCTTTTCCTGGGATCAGTTGATTTGCACAGTCGCCAAAGAGCTTGTCTCTCAATGAATCAGTAACAATGGATTTAGGGGAGGAACCCAAGATTTCGACAGAGTCATCGTCTTCCATTTCTTCAAATACTTGATGTCTGTAAACAGACACTCCAGTACTACTGAGAGCATTAGGTTGATAGTTAATCTCAGCAGTGgtcaaattaaatatatgaaCAGTGAAAGACGAATGTCCTTCATATCGGAAGGTTAAAAAGTATCCGACACGGATTGAATAACGTTCAATGAATTCCTGCCAGCCATCATGAAACCAAAACTTGTTGTCAGCCTTCTTTATTCCTACACGCCAAACATTACCATCTGGAACACTCAACGTAGCAACGGTGGATAGATCGTCTCTGAATTTCTTGACAAAATTTTCTGGGATCATctataattacaaaaataaagcaagGCTTTTTAGCGAGAATAAAATGACCACCATGTTAAGTTGTAAATGaactcttgtttttgttttttgtttttttggttgccattGTATAATATGCTATATCAGTAAATTTGCATAAACATAACCTGAACAGGGCAAACTTATCACCTAAAATGATAGCATTCCAGAAAAGAAATCAGAATTACTGGCAGTGGCACCAATATAATACCAAAAGTAAAATTATTTTCCCCACTATATCATATTcatcaaattttaagtttcaGGTCCACGAAAGTGACTCTAGATCCAATTAGATAATTACATGAACATAACCTGTGTTACTTGTATGAAATTGTTT
Proteins encoded in this window:
- the LOC18767414 gene encoding B3 domain-containing transcription factor VRN1 isoform X2, producing MKNMIRPCFHKLILSSTLQAKQLMIPENFVKKFRDDLSTVATLSVPDGNVWRVGIKKADNKFWFHDGWQEFIERYSIRVGYFLTFRYEGHSSFTVHIFNLTTAEINYQPNALSSTGVSVYRHQVFEEMEDDDSVEILGSSPKSIVTDSLRDKLFGDCANQLIPGKDYNPPALQNLFNGSKPKNCTNWPDTGNPHPSKGSGLQAGEDIRSMKKTMRKKRKLDPTVQDSSSQHEKEVEIRFRFYESASARKRTVTAEERERAINAAKTFEPVNPFCRVVLRPSYLYRGCIMYLPSCFAEKNLNGVSGFIKLQSSDGRQWPVRCLYRGGRAKLSQGWYEFTLENNLGEGDVCVFELLKMKEVVLKVTVFCVVEAAGFVNQPPQQNASQAKMIRN
- the LOC18767414 gene encoding B3 domain-containing transcription factor VRN1 isoform X3 — translated: MKNMIRPCFHKLILSSTLQAKQLEFIERYSIRVGYFLTFRYEGHSSFTVHIFNLTTAEINYQPNALSSTGVSVYRHQVFEEMEDDDSVEILGSSPKSIVTDSLRDKLFGDCANQLIPGKDYNPPALQNLFNGSKPKNCTNWPDTGNPHPSKGSGLQAGNQSSREIGVQFNVTELKKTVDEVKLRSSGEDIRSMKKTMRKKRKLDPTVQDSSSQHEKEVEIRFRFYESASARKRTVTAEERERAINAAKTFEPVNPFCRVVLRPSYLYRGCIMYLPSCFAEKNLNGVSGFIKLQSSDGRQWPVRCLYRGGRAKLSQGWYEFTLENNLGEGDVCVFELLKMKEVVLKVTVFCVVEAAGFVNQPPQQNASQAKMIRN
- the LOC18767414 gene encoding B3 domain-containing transcription factor VRN1 isoform X1, translating into MKNMIRPCFHKLILSSTLQAKQLMIPENFVKKFRDDLSTVATLSVPDGNVWRVGIKKADNKFWFHDGWQEFIERYSIRVGYFLTFRYEGHSSFTVHIFNLTTAEINYQPNALSSTGVSVYRHQVFEEMEDDDSVEILGSSPKSIVTDSLRDKLFGDCANQLIPGKDYNPPALQNLFNGSKPKNCTNWPDTGNPHPSKGSGLQAGNQSSREIGVQFNVTELKKTVDEVKLRSSGEDIRSMKKTMRKKRKLDPTVQDSSSQHEKEVEIRFRFYESASARKRTVTAEERERAINAAKTFEPVNPFCRVVLRPSYLYRGCIMYLPSCFAEKNLNGVSGFIKLQSSDGRQWPVRCLYRGGRAKLSQGWYEFTLENNLGEGDVCVFELLKMKEVVLKVTVFCVVEAAGFVNQPPQQNASQAKMIRN